From a single Sinomonas atrocyanea genomic region:
- a CDS encoding TIGR01906 family membrane protein, whose translation MLTDKSSGSEPGADFDESGDSDEPAFGWMRPAGAGRRTSEPATGQHAAAPEASPAASEPQAAAAAGPEAAPAASGATQADTVAVPAQSRAEAKRSRERASGDEASRDAPSRDRGASGEGTGARGASVHREPSPTSAINVRPPEDEVQRRRNERDAAARSRPVGRRIVQVLMAIFLPFLLLIAAVRVVATPLFLWIEYYRPGFPGDGYGFTTDDRLTYGSYAVDYLANLAGPRYLGDLVLPSGDHLFTAGEVSHMADVKTVVLSAYGAGIVLLLFFVFAAIGLRKTKGAFGRGLFAGSFVTMAIIIALAVLAALGWETFFTDFHRIFFANGTWTFRLEDSLIRLFPGQFWVDSALVVGVLVLLAASLLLIFCWPTPKRRAARGTVGEPEAGQASRVHTDTHTDADAEVQAE comes from the coding sequence GTGTTGACCGACAAGAGTTCCGGATCCGAGCCGGGGGCCGACTTCGACGAGTCCGGCGACAGCGACGAGCCGGCCTTCGGCTGGATGAGGCCCGCCGGCGCGGGGCGCCGCACATCAGAGCCAGCCACCGGGCAGCACGCTGCCGCACCGGAGGCCAGCCCCGCCGCCAGCGAGCCCCAGGCCGCTGCGGCGGCGGGACCAGAGGCTGCCCCTGCTGCGTCCGGAGCGACCCAGGCGGACACCGTCGCGGTCCCCGCGCAGAGCCGCGCAGAAGCGAAGCGGTCCCGCGAGCGGGCCTCCGGCGACGAGGCCTCCCGTGACGCGCCCTCCCGCGACCGCGGGGCCAGCGGCGAGGGCACCGGCGCGCGCGGGGCCTCCGTGCACCGCGAGCCGTCCCCGACGAGCGCGATCAACGTGCGCCCACCCGAGGACGAGGTCCAGCGGCGGCGGAACGAGCGGGATGCGGCCGCGCGGTCCAGGCCCGTCGGCCGGCGCATCGTGCAGGTGCTCATGGCGATCTTCCTCCCCTTCCTGCTGCTCATCGCAGCGGTGCGCGTCGTGGCCACGCCCCTGTTCCTGTGGATCGAGTACTACCGTCCCGGGTTCCCAGGTGACGGCTACGGCTTCACGACGGATGACCGGCTCACCTACGGCTCCTACGCGGTCGACTACCTCGCGAACCTCGCGGGCCCCCGGTACCTTGGCGACCTCGTGCTGCCCTCGGGCGACCACCTCTTCACCGCCGGTGAGGTGAGCCATATGGCGGACGTCAAGACCGTGGTCCTCTCCGCCTACGGCGCCGGGATCGTGCTGCTGCTGTTCTTCGTCTTCGCGGCCATCGGGCTCCGGAAGACGAAGGGCGCGTTCGGGCGCGGACTCTTCGCGGGCTCGTTCGTGACCATGGCGATCATCATCGCCCTCGCCGTGCTCGCGGCGCTCGGGTGGGAGACGTTCTTCACCGACTTCCACCGGATCTTCTTCGCCAACGGCACCTGGACCTTCAGGCTCGAGGACTCGCTCATCCGGCTCTTCCCCGGCCAGTTCTGGGTGGACTCTGCGCTCGTCGTCGGCGTCCTGGTGCTGCTCGCGGCGAGCCTGCTGCTGATCTTCTGCTGGCCGACGCCCAAGCGGCGGGCGGCCCGCGGTACGGTGGGGGAGCCGGAGGCCGGGCAGGCCTCCCGCGTCCACACCGACACCCACACCGACGCGGACGCCGAGGTTCAGGCGGAGTAG
- a CDS encoding metallopeptidase family protein has product MQDRSFSGGPSDPGGPTLSIRPVPPEGEPSAERRRGFRQRRRNRHGRGLRGEILPSVLPASRTRAERFEDWVFDAADRLQELNSSKLDGVEYAVEEIPPGLEQLLRDGGRPPQGQYTPGAPGRAPRITVYRRVVETGASSPAELQDLVHDIVVEYTALMLGVAPETLDPYYRGY; this is encoded by the coding sequence ATGCAGGATCGTTCGTTCTCCGGGGGCCCGTCGGACCCGGGCGGGCCCACCCTCAGCATCCGGCCAGTGCCGCCGGAGGGAGAGCCCTCGGCGGAACGACGGCGCGGCTTCCGCCAGCGTCGGAGGAACCGCCATGGGCGCGGCCTGCGCGGCGAGATCCTGCCGTCCGTGCTCCCTGCGAGCCGAACCCGCGCGGAGCGCTTCGAGGACTGGGTCTTCGATGCCGCGGACCGCCTTCAGGAACTCAACTCCTCGAAGCTGGACGGCGTCGAGTATGCCGTCGAGGAGATCCCGCCCGGGCTCGAGCAGCTGCTCCGGGACGGGGGCCGCCCCCCGCAGGGGCAGTACACCCCCGGCGCGCCGGGCCGCGCACCCCGCATCACGGTCTACCGCCGCGTCGTGGAGACCGGCGCCTCCTCCCCGGCAGAGCTGCAGGACCTCGTGCACGACATCGTGGTGGAGTACACCGCCCTCATGCTCGGCGTCGCCCCCGAGACCCTCGATCCCTACTACCGCGGCTACTGA
- a CDS encoding AMP-dependent synthetase/ligase: MAGGAEAGAGAHEARAEASTPLLASLPPEANVTSLLEDRVAATPGAELFSRRTEAGWEPVSAAEFHADVVALARGLIASGLDVGDRVAIVSASSYGWALVDFAIWYAGGVPVPVYETSSPSQIAYILADSGVRRVFVENSHLALAVQEAISSSPELGNAWLPITLMTEDGGGGSNLTSLAGPGLGVPAQELERHRTAADLDSLATLVYTSGTTGRPKGCEITHRNLALLAVNLQAHLPEVVGPGARTLMFLPLAHVLARAVQITCVAAGVVVGHSRQSTLLDDLATFRPTFLLAVPRVFEKVYAAAEERAEGVRGSVFERAAATAREFSRALDEEAAGRREGPGRRLRLRHAVFDRLVYGRLRAAFGGRVSTIVSGGSALSPALAHFFRGAGLTVLEGYGLTETTAPCTVNTPQATRIGTVGRPVPGTTVRIDPTGEVLVKGIGVIRGYRGGGAAAPGGEGPASAFREDGFFATGDLGSLDAEGFLTITGRLKDVLVTAGGKNVAPGPLEEALRESELVAHAVVVGEGRPFVAALLALDGDQLGSWARRRGRTLSIAEAAGDPEVLAELQQAVDAANAAVSRAESIRRFVVLPRELTLEDGDLTPSLKLRRQRLVESFPQELEDLYSA; this comes from the coding sequence GTGGCAGGCGGAGCGGAAGCCGGAGCAGGAGCGCACGAGGCGCGGGCGGAGGCGTCGACGCCGCTGCTGGCGAGCCTGCCGCCCGAGGCGAACGTCACCTCGCTCCTCGAGGACCGGGTGGCGGCCACCCCGGGCGCCGAGCTGTTCTCGCGGCGCACCGAGGCCGGCTGGGAGCCGGTCAGCGCCGCGGAGTTCCATGCGGACGTGGTCGCCCTCGCCCGGGGCCTGATCGCCAGTGGGCTGGACGTCGGGGACCGCGTGGCCATCGTCTCGGCGTCGAGCTACGGCTGGGCGCTCGTCGACTTCGCCATCTGGTACGCCGGCGGCGTGCCCGTGCCGGTCTACGAGACGTCTTCGCCCTCGCAGATCGCCTACATCCTCGCCGACTCGGGCGTACGCCGCGTGTTCGTCGAGAACAGCCACCTCGCCCTGGCAGTCCAGGAGGCCATCAGCTCCTCCCCCGAGCTCGGCAACGCGTGGCTGCCCATCACGCTCATGACCGAGGACGGCGGCGGCGGCTCGAACCTCACGAGCCTGGCCGGCCCGGGGCTGGGTGTCCCGGCTCAGGAGCTCGAGCGCCACCGCACCGCCGCGGACCTCGACTCGCTCGCGACCCTCGTGTACACGTCCGGCACGACGGGGCGCCCGAAGGGCTGCGAGATCACCCACCGCAACCTCGCCCTGCTCGCGGTCAACCTCCAGGCCCACCTGCCCGAGGTCGTCGGCCCGGGGGCGCGGACGCTCATGTTCCTGCCGCTGGCCCATGTCCTGGCCCGCGCCGTCCAGATCACCTGCGTGGCGGCCGGCGTCGTGGTGGGGCACTCGCGCCAGTCGACCCTGCTCGACGACCTCGCGACGTTCCGGCCCACGTTCCTCCTCGCCGTGCCGCGCGTGTTCGAGAAGGTCTATGCCGCCGCCGAGGAACGCGCCGAGGGAGTACGGGGCTCCGTGTTCGAGCGCGCCGCGGCGACGGCGCGCGAGTTCTCCCGCGCGCTCGACGAGGAGGCCGCCGGGCGCCGCGAGGGCCCCGGGCGGCGCCTGCGGCTGCGGCACGCCGTGTTCGACCGGCTCGTCTACGGCCGGCTCCGAGCCGCCTTCGGGGGGAGGGTCTCCACGATCGTCTCCGGCGGGAGCGCCCTGAGCCCGGCCCTCGCGCACTTCTTCCGCGGCGCGGGCCTGACGGTCCTCGAGGGCTACGGCCTCACCGAGACGACCGCGCCCTGCACCGTGAACACGCCGCAGGCGACGCGGATCGGCACCGTGGGGCGCCCCGTCCCCGGCACCACCGTGCGCATCGACCCCACCGGCGAGGTGCTCGTGAAGGGCATCGGCGTCATCCGCGGCTACCGCGGGGGCGGTGCCGCTGCCCCCGGCGGCGAGGGCCCGGCGTCGGCCTTCCGGGAGGACGGGTTCTTCGCCACCGGCGACCTCGGCTCCCTCGATGCCGAGGGCTTCCTCACCATCACCGGACGGCTCAAGGACGTGCTCGTGACGGCCGGCGGGAAGAACGTGGCCCCCGGCCCGCTCGAGGAGGCGCTGCGCGAGTCCGAGCTCGTCGCCCACGCGGTCGTGGTGGGCGAAGGCCGCCCCTTCGTGGCCGCCCTCCTGGCGCTCGACGGCGACCAGCTGGGTTCCTGGGCACGCCGCCGGGGGCGCACGCTGAGCATCGCCGAAGCGGCGGGCGATCCGGAGGTCCTGGCGGAGCTCCAGCAGGCGGTCGACGCGGCGAACGCGGCCGTGTCCCGCGCGGAGTCGATCCGCCGCTTCGTGGTCCTGCCGAGGGAGCTCACGCTCGAGGACGGAGACCTGACCCCGTCCCTCAAGCTCCGGCGGCAGCGCCTCGTCGAGTCGTTCCCGCAGGAGCTCGAGGACCTCTACTCCGCCTGA
- a CDS encoding DUF5719 family protein, whose product MTTPASDRTPTTRPGRRMRAVGAAVAGTVLAGLAGGLTVAASAVPAPASLNAGNAPSVDVPTADAVRACPGPARLLSGTPVQGDPQFSPASRTARTQVSGIVLSDTQGTLPDTALGPQGGPALKSIPGQKVPAGTVAQPRAAAIAGQGVDALTLLTAKPLAGTPASTGALTRFDAGDGDLRGLATATCTAPTNDQWLLGAETTVGRTSILTLANPSSSPATVDLEFFGDKPLTQAPPSSRGLQVKPGSSASYVLSGYMPGQANVSVHVRSTGAPVAASIQQSTLRGLTPGGVELITPAAAPAPRQTVTGIELQDPARSKDLTARSGYEDAGAAVQITVPGAADAVVQLRVYGRNGAVQLPGGGVVTAKAGTVTEVPLAGLPAGTYSVSATADVSFTASARVPRGLSADEPLDTAVASASQRIGDSHVVAVGQGSGSRQIVFGVPDGRAQIRAVPVTEDGAFHSAVSLDVAGGTTAVLDAPDKVDGSALTGYVLSASGDPAYGSLLFKGDGNAISAATIVPAAAGARSLPVTVGY is encoded by the coding sequence ATGACGACGCCCGCCTCTGACCGGACCCCGACGACCCGGCCGGGCCGCCGGATGCGCGCCGTGGGGGCCGCCGTCGCCGGCACCGTCCTCGCCGGCCTTGCCGGCGGGCTCACGGTCGCGGCGTCCGCCGTGCCCGCTCCCGCATCCCTCAACGCGGGGAACGCGCCCTCGGTCGACGTGCCCACGGCAGACGCGGTGCGCGCCTGCCCGGGACCCGCCCGGCTGCTGTCCGGCACCCCGGTGCAGGGAGACCCCCAGTTCAGTCCGGCAAGCCGGACCGCCCGGACCCAGGTGAGCGGCATCGTCCTGTCCGACACGCAGGGCACGCTCCCGGACACTGCGCTGGGGCCGCAGGGCGGTCCGGCGCTGAAGTCCATCCCGGGCCAGAAGGTGCCCGCGGGAACCGTGGCACAGCCGCGCGCTGCGGCGATCGCGGGGCAGGGTGTGGATGCGCTGACCCTGCTCACGGCCAAGCCCCTCGCCGGGACCCCCGCCTCGACGGGAGCCCTCACCCGGTTCGACGCAGGGGACGGCGACCTGCGCGGCCTCGCCACCGCCACCTGCACCGCCCCGACGAACGACCAATGGCTCCTCGGGGCGGAGACGACCGTGGGGCGGACCTCCATCCTGACTCTCGCCAATCCCAGCTCGAGCCCGGCCACGGTGGACCTCGAATTCTTCGGGGACAAGCCGCTGACCCAGGCACCGCCCTCGAGCCGGGGCCTTCAGGTCAAGCCCGGCAGCTCCGCCTCGTACGTGCTGAGCGGCTACATGCCGGGCCAGGCCAACGTCTCGGTGCACGTGCGCAGCACCGGCGCCCCCGTCGCCGCGTCCATCCAGCAGTCCACGCTGCGCGGCCTCACCCCCGGCGGCGTCGAGCTCATCACGCCCGCCGCGGCGCCGGCACCGCGGCAGACGGTGACGGGCATCGAACTGCAGGACCCGGCCCGGTCGAAGGACCTCACAGCGAGGAGCGGGTACGAGGACGCCGGCGCCGCCGTGCAGATCACCGTCCCCGGCGCCGCGGACGCCGTCGTGCAGCTCCGCGTATACGGCCGCAACGGTGCCGTGCAGCTGCCCGGCGGCGGAGTCGTGACGGCCAAGGCGGGAACCGTCACGGAGGTCCCCCTCGCGGGGCTCCCCGCCGGGACCTACAGCGTGTCCGCGACCGCGGACGTCTCCTTCACGGCCTCTGCGCGCGTGCCGCGCGGCCTCTCGGCCGACGAGCCCCTCGACACGGCCGTGGCCTCGGCGTCCCAGCGGATCGGCGACAGCCACGTCGTCGCGGTCGGGCAGGGCAGCGGGTCCCGGCAGATCGTGTTCGGCGTCCCGGACGGGCGCGCCCAGATCCGGGCTGTCCCCGTCACCGAGGACGGGGCGTTCCACAGCGCCGTCTCGCTCGACGTCGCCGGTGGGACGACCGCGGTCCTCGACGCGCCCGACAAGGTGGACGGCTCGGCGCTCACCGGATACGTGCTCTCGGCCTCGGGCGACCCGGCCTACGGCTCGCTCCTCTTCAAGGGCGACGGCAACGCCATCTCGGCGGCCACGATCGTTCCCGCGGCGGCGGGGGCGCGCTCGCTGCCCGTGACCGTCGGCTACTAG
- a CDS encoding L,D-transpeptidase, protein MSERKRLARGAKIAILAAVLVLAGIGGVFAAVGPLQAAPITSEQASPVRSQPGSAFPVVKQATAATVPAQGAKEVNPAAPVTVTVANGTLDNVSLRSASGDDVDGALSSSRAGWTSKSQLAFDTTYTLSYTTIDAAGRTESATTTFATVATKNEADAAMYPLDGMSVGVAQPIQLTFSEPVKNKKAVEKAITITSTSGQPGAFHWYSDTMVRYRPETFWAAHSTITVKMDLFGVDLGNGQIGNFSKTNTVHIGDKRTAVADATAHTFTAYINDKPVHTWPATLGDTRFPSARGYLVLMEKQRKAHFVAASIGLKPGDPANYGELDVEYATRLTPSGEFIHQATDTALPYLGQINVSHGCIGLGPDGASWVFNNMTTGDVVQIINTQGDYANFDDGFGDWNIPWAQYANS, encoded by the coding sequence ATGTCTGAGCGGAAGCGGCTTGCCAGGGGCGCGAAGATCGCGATTCTGGCGGCCGTCCTCGTGTTGGCGGGGATCGGCGGTGTATTCGCCGCGGTCGGCCCGCTCCAGGCGGCTCCCATCACGTCCGAGCAGGCCTCGCCCGTGCGGAGCCAGCCCGGCTCCGCCTTCCCGGTGGTGAAGCAGGCGACCGCTGCGACGGTGCCCGCGCAGGGCGCCAAGGAGGTCAACCCCGCGGCGCCCGTGACGGTGACCGTGGCCAACGGCACCCTGGACAACGTCAGCCTCCGCTCCGCCTCCGGAGACGACGTCGACGGCGCCCTGAGCTCCTCGCGGGCAGGCTGGACCTCGAAGAGCCAGCTCGCCTTCGACACCACCTACACGCTCAGCTACACCACGATCGACGCCGCCGGGCGCACCGAGTCGGCGACGACGACGTTCGCCACCGTTGCCACCAAGAACGAGGCCGACGCCGCGATGTACCCCCTCGACGGGATGAGCGTCGGGGTCGCCCAGCCGATTCAGCTGACCTTCAGCGAGCCGGTGAAGAACAAGAAGGCCGTCGAGAAGGCCATCACGATCACCTCGACCTCCGGCCAGCCCGGCGCCTTCCACTGGTACAGCGACACCATGGTCCGCTACCGCCCCGAGACGTTCTGGGCGGCCCACAGCACCATCACAGTCAAGATGGACCTCTTCGGCGTGGACCTCGGCAACGGCCAGATCGGCAACTTCTCCAAGACGAACACGGTCCACATCGGCGACAAGCGCACGGCCGTCGCCGATGCGACGGCCCACACGTTCACGGCCTACATCAACGACAAGCCCGTGCACACGTGGCCGGCCACGCTCGGCGACACCCGCTTCCCGTCCGCCCGCGGCTACCTCGTGCTCATGGAGAAGCAGCGCAAGGCGCACTTCGTTGCCGCCTCGATCGGGCTCAAGCCCGGCGACCCGGCCAACTACGGCGAGCTCGATGTCGAGTACGCGACGCGGCTGACCCCGAGCGGTGAGTTCATCCACCAGGCGACCGACACCGCCCTGCCGTACCTCGGCCAGATCAACGTCTCGCACGGGTGCATCGGCCTGGGCCCCGACGGCGCCTCCTGGGTCTTCAACAACATGACCACGGGTGATGTCGTGCAGATCATCAACACCCAGGGCGACTACGCGAACTTCGACGACGGCTTCGGGGACTGGAACATCCCCTGGGCCCAGTACGCGAACAGCTGA
- a CDS encoding dolichyl-phosphate-mannose--protein mannosyltransferase — protein MATQTPTRPPVRSWNSPRPRTVDPAQDASRGPAAALRERLVGSWTAAGVWDRRLAWLVPVAVGLVAGLLRFWQLDRPHSLIFDETYYVKDAYSYLVAGVERSWTQNANDLFVNGDMSGLLSSPEYVVHPPVGKWMIAAGMALFGPGSSFGWRFSAALVGTLSVMMTAWAARRLFRSHTLAAAAGLLLAIDGHHLVLSRTGILDIFLSFWLLAAFCALLLDRDDGRRRLAARLGALAGPDGRIRPTALVTGPWLGVRWWRIAAGVCLGLAVGVKWSGLAFIAVFGIMTVLWDASARREAGIRAWLPGAALRDAPLAAASILVTAAGVYLASWTGWFLSDNGFYRHWAEANPDPAWGWVPAPLRSLWHYHQEAYAFHTGLSTPHPYASSPWSWLLQGRPVSFYYTEPAGTCGASHCSSAVLSVGNPLIWWGGTVALGVLVLLWAGRRDWRAGAILAGVAAGYLPWFMYPDRTMFAFYAVSFEPFLVLALAMALGLVLGRPTDPPARRQAGFLAVGVFVLAALAVSAYLMPLWTAEPIPYIEWRLRLWMPSWT, from the coding sequence ATGGCCACCCAGACCCCCACCCGCCCGCCCGTGCGCAGCTGGAACTCCCCGCGCCCCCGGACTGTCGATCCCGCGCAGGACGCCTCGCGCGGTCCGGCCGCGGCCCTGCGGGAGCGCCTCGTGGGCTCCTGGACCGCGGCCGGGGTGTGGGACCGTCGGCTCGCCTGGCTCGTGCCCGTGGCCGTGGGCCTGGTCGCCGGGCTCCTGCGCTTCTGGCAGCTCGACCGGCCGCACTCCCTGATCTTCGACGAGACCTACTACGTCAAGGACGCGTACTCGTACCTCGTCGCGGGCGTGGAGCGGAGCTGGACCCAGAACGCCAACGACCTCTTCGTCAACGGGGACATGTCCGGACTGCTCTCCTCCCCCGAGTACGTGGTGCACCCGCCCGTGGGCAAGTGGATGATCGCGGCCGGGATGGCGCTCTTCGGCCCGGGCAGCTCCTTCGGCTGGCGCTTCTCCGCGGCGCTCGTGGGGACGCTGTCCGTGATGATGACGGCGTGGGCGGCCCGCCGGCTGTTCCGCTCGCACACGCTCGCCGCGGCCGCGGGCCTGCTCCTCGCGATCGACGGCCACCATCTGGTCCTCTCCCGCACCGGGATCCTGGACATCTTCCTCTCCTTCTGGCTCCTCGCCGCGTTCTGCGCCCTCCTCCTCGACCGGGACGACGGCAGGCGCCGCCTCGCCGCGCGCCTCGGTGCCCTCGCCGGGCCGGACGGGCGGATACGGCCGACGGCGCTCGTGACGGGCCCGTGGCTCGGCGTACGGTGGTGGCGGATCGCCGCAGGGGTCTGCCTCGGCCTCGCCGTGGGCGTGAAGTGGTCCGGCCTCGCGTTCATCGCGGTCTTCGGCATCATGACCGTCCTGTGGGACGCGTCCGCGCGCCGCGAGGCCGGCATCAGAGCCTGGCTGCCCGGCGCCGCCCTGCGCGACGCCCCGCTCGCGGCGGCGAGCATCCTCGTCACCGCTGCGGGCGTCTACCTCGCCTCGTGGACGGGCTGGTTCCTCTCGGACAACGGCTTCTACCGGCACTGGGCCGAGGCGAACCCGGACCCGGCATGGGGGTGGGTGCCGGCCCCGCTGCGCTCGCTGTGGCACTACCACCAGGAGGCGTACGCCTTCCACACAGGCCTGTCCACGCCGCACCCGTACGCATCGAGCCCGTGGAGCTGGCTCCTGCAGGGCCGGCCGGTGTCCTTCTACTACACGGAGCCTGCGGGCACGTGCGGGGCCAGCCACTGCTCCTCGGCCGTGCTGTCCGTGGGCAACCCGCTGATCTGGTGGGGCGGGACGGTGGCGCTCGGCGTCCTCGTGCTGCTCTGGGCGGGCCGGCGCGACTGGCGCGCCGGCGCGATCCTCGCCGGCGTCGCCGCCGGGTACCTGCCGTGGTTCATGTACCCGGACCGGACCATGTTCGCCTTCTACGCGGTCTCGTTCGAGCCGTTCCTCGTCCTGGCCCTGGCCATGGCCCTCGGGCTCGTGCTCGGCCGTCCCACGGACCCCCCCGCGCGGCGGCAGGCCGGGTTCCTCGCGGTCGGCGTGTTCGTCCTCGCCGCCCTCGCCGTGTCGGCCTACCTGATGCCCCTCTGGACGGCCGAGCCCATCCCCTACATCGAGTGGCGGCTGCGGCTGTGGATGCCGAGCTGGACGTAG
- the ahcY gene encoding adenosylhomocysteinase produces MTPDFKVKDLSLHEAGRHQIRLAEHEMPGLMALREEFGESQPLKGARIAGSLHMTVQTAVLIETLVALGAEVRWASCNIFSTQDEAAAAVVVGPGTPEDPQGVSVFAWKGESLEEYWWTAEQILTWPGADANPELGPNLILDDGGDATLLVHKGVEFEAAGAVPEATEEDPEEYRIILEVLRAGQARDPQKWTRIAAGIKGVSEETTTGVHRLYQLAEQGALLFPAINVNDAVTKSKFDNRYGIRHSLPDGLNRATDVLIGGKVAVVCGYGDVGKGAAEALRGQGARVIVTEIDPICALQAAMDGYQVARLESVLDQGDIFITTTGGKDIILAEHMEAMKDKAIVGNVGHFDNEIDMAGLARIPGIRKVEIKPQVHEWVFPASSGLNGATAEHSVIVLSEGRLLNLGNATGHPSFVMSNSFANQTIAQIELWTKRDQGDGQREYENRVYVLPKVLDEKVARLHLAALGVELTELTKEQAEYLGLDVAGPYKADHYRY; encoded by the coding sequence ATGACCCCCGACTTCAAGGTGAAGGACCTGTCCCTCCACGAGGCAGGACGCCACCAGATCCGCCTCGCCGAGCACGAGATGCCCGGCCTGATGGCGCTGCGGGAGGAGTTCGGCGAGTCGCAGCCGCTCAAGGGGGCGCGCATCGCCGGGTCGCTGCACATGACGGTCCAGACCGCCGTCCTCATCGAGACCCTCGTGGCGCTGGGCGCCGAGGTCCGCTGGGCCTCCTGCAACATCTTCTCGACCCAGGACGAGGCGGCGGCCGCCGTCGTCGTCGGCCCCGGGACCCCGGAGGACCCGCAGGGCGTGTCGGTGTTCGCCTGGAAGGGCGAGTCGCTCGAGGAGTACTGGTGGACCGCAGAGCAGATCCTCACCTGGCCCGGCGCGGACGCGAACCCCGAACTCGGCCCGAACCTGATCCTCGACGACGGCGGTGACGCGACGCTGCTCGTCCACAAGGGCGTCGAGTTCGAGGCAGCCGGGGCAGTGCCCGAGGCGACGGAGGAGGACCCCGAGGAGTACCGCATCATCCTCGAGGTGCTGCGCGCCGGTCAGGCCCGCGACCCCCAGAAGTGGACCCGGATCGCGGCCGGCATCAAGGGCGTGAGCGAGGAGACCACCACCGGCGTCCACCGGCTCTACCAGCTGGCCGAGCAGGGTGCCCTGCTCTTCCCTGCGATCAACGTCAACGACGCGGTGACGAAGAGCAAGTTCGACAACCGGTACGGCATCCGGCACTCCCTCCCCGACGGCCTCAACCGCGCTACCGACGTGCTGATCGGCGGCAAGGTCGCCGTGGTCTGCGGGTACGGCGACGTGGGCAAGGGGGCCGCGGAGGCCCTCCGCGGCCAGGGCGCGCGCGTGATCGTGACCGAGATCGACCCGATCTGCGCGCTGCAGGCGGCGATGGACGGCTACCAGGTGGCCAGGCTCGAGTCGGTCCTGGACCAGGGAGACATCTTCATCACGACCACCGGCGGCAAGGACATCATCCTCGCCGAGCACATGGAGGCGATGAAGGACAAGGCCATCGTGGGCAACGTGGGCCACTTCGACAACGAGATCGACATGGCCGGCCTCGCCCGGATCCCGGGGATCCGCAAGGTCGAGATCAAGCCGCAGGTGCACGAGTGGGTGTTCCCCGCCTCGAGCGGCCTCAACGGCGCCACGGCGGAACACTCGGTGATCGTGCTCTCCGAGGGGCGCCTGCTCAACCTCGGCAATGCCACGGGCCACCCATCCTTCGTGATGAGCAACTCGTTCGCCAACCAGACGATCGCCCAGATCGAGCTCTGGACGAAGCGCGATCAGGGCGACGGCCAGCGTGAGTACGAGAACCGGGTCTACGTCCTGCCCAAGGTCCTGGATGAGAAGGTCGCGCGGCTCCACCTCGCGGCGCTGGGTGTCGAGCTCACCGAGCTGACCAAGGAGCAGGCCGAATACCTCGGCCTCGATGTCGCCGGCCCGTACAAGGCGGACCACTACCGCTACTGA
- a CDS encoding Trm112 family protein: MPKLSPSLLDILRCPVTGSALVQDGDSLVAAAPGPDGTTPRYAIEDGIPVLLAPTTTSANQEHA; this comes from the coding sequence ATGCCGAAACTCAGCCCCTCGCTGCTGGACATCCTCCGGTGCCCCGTGACGGGTTCCGCACTCGTCCAGGACGGCGACAGCCTCGTGGCCGCCGCGCCGGGCCCCGACGGGACGACGCCGCGCTACGCGATCGAGGACGGCATCCCCGTCCTCCTCGCGCCCACCACCACCTCCGCGAACCAGGAGCACGCATGA
- a CDS encoding DUF3499 domain-containing protein, with amino-acid sequence MGPLRHCSRSACRQAAVATLTYVYADSTAVLGPLATFAEPHSYDLCATHAERLTVPRGWDVLRLALPAAPPRSPDDILALADAVREGEAPSDDGNDSSSGRAGAHRADSEHAGDRGAGDRPSRAPLDVPPGADIPRRHLRLLREPY; translated from the coding sequence GTGGGTCCACTACGCCATTGTTCTCGATCTGCCTGCCGCCAGGCGGCGGTGGCAACGCTCACGTACGTGTACGCCGATTCCACCGCGGTCCTCGGCCCGCTCGCCACCTTCGCCGAGCCGCACAGCTACGACCTCTGCGCGACCCACGCCGAACGGCTCACCGTTCCCCGGGGTTGGGACGTGCTCCGTCTGGCCCTGCCGGCCGCGCCGCCCCGCAGCCCCGATGACATCCTCGCCCTCGCCGACGCGGTCCGGGAGGGGGAGGCCCCAAGCGACGACGGGAACGATTCCTCCTCCGGCCGGGCGGGCGCGCACCGGGCGGACTCCGAGCACGCCGGGGACCGGGGAGCCGGGGACCGGCCGTCCCGCGCGCCCCTCGACGTCCCGCCGGGGGCGGACATCCCGCGGCGGCACCTGAGGCTCCTGCGCGAGCCGTACTGA